Below is a genomic region from Miscanthus floridulus cultivar M001 chromosome 1, ASM1932011v1, whole genome shotgun sequence.
ATTGTTTATGAACGAGTTTTTTTTTCCATCATTTGTAGGTACAGCATGACTTGGATTCTTTGCGAGGCATGGGAAAGCTAAGTGCACACGTGGAACTGTTGGATGATGTATGTTGAGTTGACCCTAGTTAGGAAAAATGTGAGCAAATATTGTTGCAAGGAAATTGCCTCGGCAATGTGTCCCCAAGTTCTGTTGTACCGTATCCGTTACAATtacccattccaaattataagttgtatTAGGTTTATCATAAGGCAAACTTCTTTAGCTTTAAGCAAATTAATAGGAAATTGTACAAACACCTACAACATCAAATAAGATTCATTGTATgcaccatgaaatatattttaatagtatatatatttaatattttttatgttaatattttttctataaacttgatgaAAGCTAAAAAAAGTTTGAGTTAGGATATCtacaacttacaatttggaacaaaAAGAGTCATTAGGAATGTGCGGAAAAGTAGAAATAAAATCCACAGTAAATTTTACTCCAATTCCGAGTGCATGAGTTATTCTATCAATTATTTGCATTTGATCAATGCTACAACAAAATTTCCAGAGGTACAAATGGCTCGGAAAAGTGGTGTTCATGGTAACTGTGAATTCAAATCATTAAAACAATCATAAACGTTTCAATAGTGAGAGCAGCTTAGGGCAACTTTAGCAGGTCCATCCTACGTTTGTGGTTGAGGCTTGAGAGCAGGCAGTGACAAGTGAGGACAGTACATTGCGGCTGAGGGAGCGTGGTGGGGGACGAGAGCAGGGAAATGGGAAATAGGATATgtgagaaaaatagaaaaagacaAGTTAGGCCCTAGTCTAGAAAACTAAGCAACCAAAAGCAGAAGTAAAAAGTCCCAAATAAAAAATATGAGCCCGGATTTAGGGCTATTGCTGGAGTTGCTTACTATAGTTCTAAACAAGGTTCTCTGCACATCATCCTAACAGGTTCTGCAGTCCGTACGAGCtattcggctgatggtttctgcagctgataagccggccgaagctgatttgttgtgagagaaaaacactgttccatggcTGCTGCCAGTCTACGATAGTACTCAGAAGTCAGAACATTGGAGTACAATCTCGTTTCTTAGACCATTTACACTGCTGCGCCAGGATCACTGATATCACCCAGAAAGTCATCCTTTATAGTGCCAACGCAAAACTGCAACAGCAGGGCTTGGACCGTTAGAACATTGCACAAGTATAACATTGAACTGATAACAAGGCACTAAGTAATTCAAATGCACAATGATGTTTGGTAATGAAAATATCCCTTCAGCTATATGCTTTTAGCGAGGGGTAAACAATAAATTTCTTGGCACGAGAAGATGTAGTGCATACAAAAATCTTCTAGGCTAGTGCTAAACAAGAGTATCAGACTAGAATATCTAAGGCCTAGTCAGTTCCAAACTAAGATACAGGGCAGGAACATCACGTTTTTATGTGTGACAAAAGAACAGCACAATAAGCATGCCTACATTCATGGCTGATTAAACTGGCATTAATCAAGGTTATTATTTACAAGACATAAGTTCTTTGTTGTTCACACaatcttttttttatttcttgttCATACAATCTTAGAAAAGAATATTAGAAAAGCAACTGCAAAATGTTCTGTGTGTTCACACGATGTTGTCGGAAAAAAATGCAATCATTCAGTGGCACCGCAAAACTTGTGATGTGGTTGCCATCTGCAGGTCTATACTCAAAAGATTGCAAAAAGAGCATGCCTTTTTTGGCACACCTGGATCCAACAATGATCTAAATGTGTTGAACCAATCGCCATTGTTCACACAAGTGCTACAAGGAAGAGCCCCAGAAGTTAAATTTACAATAAATGGTTCAGAGTACAATATGGGTTACTACTTGGCTGATGGAATTTATCCTGACTGGGCAACATTTGTAAAAACAATTACTTTACCTCTTACTGACAAGGACAGACTCTTTGCTCAGCATCAAGAGGCCGCAAGAAAAGATGTCGAGTGTGCTTTTGGGATTCTACAGAAAAGATGGGCCATTATACGTCATCCAGCACGTCTATGGGATAGGCGGGAGCTAGAAGATATTATGATGGCTTGTATTATTCTGCATAATATGATAGTTGAGGATGAGAGGGACTCGTATCAGTTGCATCTAGACACTACATATGAAGAAGGTCGAGCTACGAGACCAATTGAAGGACTTGACCACGGACCAATTCATGGATTTACCAGAATGCTGGAGATCAATGATATGATTCATGACAGAGAGACTCATAAACGTCTACGGGAAGATCTAGTGGAACATATATGGCAAAAATTTGGTGGTCAGCAAACTCAGGATCTGTAATCTGTAGATGTGCTTTGCAAGTATCTTgctattttagtttttttattattgtTGCTGTAAGCCTAAATGAATGGAAAGTTCTTTTTTTCTGAATCAATGAATGGAAAATTCTACTACCGCACAACACCAAATCTATTATTAGACTAAATCAAAAAAATTCTATTATTAGACGGGGAGGGACAAACCATGCAGCAGATCCCGTAGGCGACAAAGGATGCGCCTCCATGCACGACACCATGGACGCTCATGCTGCCGCGTCCTCCTTGTTGTACGCCAACATCGCATGGGCAGAGAGGGCTCCCGCGATGAGCGAACCTGGAGTAGATCGGGCGGCGACGACGAGCGGAAGGCGGGCGCTGCTGAAGAGAGGAAATCATCGTCGTCGCTATTGTCGTCCACCGATGTCGGCGCCGCCGTCCTGGAAGCCGGCCCCGTCCTTGGCCAGAACCCCTCTCTTTGCCCCTGTCGCTGTGGCCCCCCATGGCCCCATCGTTGCGCCTCCCGGCCCTTAGATCTGGGCGTAGGCCCATGGCCGGCGCCAGAGTTGAAGGACCTCGAGGCGGTGGCGGGCTCCGAGATGCGGACAACGGGGCGACAGCGGCAGCTCTGGGACACATCCATGAAGCTCCGTTAGATCTGGTGAGGAAGAAGCTAGAGGAGGGAGGATGAGGTTCCAGGGAGGAGGAAACGGAGGAGGGAGGTGGAGGCGCAGCCGTGCTAGGAGGGAGGAGCGCCATAGCCTGCTACACAAGGAGAAGAGGACGAGACGCCATAGCTAGCAGGTGGAGGGGGCGACGTTGCCTAGCATCGGGCGTGGCCAGCAATGCGGGAGGAAAGGGTGGGGATCGGTTGATTTTTTCTGTTAACGTGGGGCCCATGTATGGAGTCATCCCCGGTTCCATACATTGTGCTAGTATTAACAGATGACGTCTAATCACCTGTGGGGCCCAGCTAAGACCCAGGGCCGGTTCAACACACTGTGGACGCTCTAATAAGCTTACAATTTCTGTAGCGTCGACACGAGTACCAATAATCTTCAGCCGCACCtcgctctctttttgaattttcaCCTGAGTAAACAAACAAGCAACTACCGATGAGGACACCAAAATGACTACATCAAGGAGCTTTGAACGGAACAGTTGTGACCATGATACCCAATACCCACACCTACTCTATTTTTGTTTCAAAATATCTCCATAATAATTATTAATGCAACCACACACTGATGTAACATGCAGATTTAGCAAATggataagtatatatatatatgataaagcaataATCCAAAGATCCTCAAGAGTAAACAATTCGCAAAGCATACGATGAAGCAATAACCAATGAATATCCATCAGAAATATAGTCTATGCTTACTGCAAACTTGATGAGCTTAAAAGTTATACTGCCTCCATTTTTAAAGATATGATGTTTTTAGTTCATTTTTTTAACTAATTAACTTGCCCTAAATGTCATATTGTATTTTAAAAAGGAAGAAGCTTCTGCAGTAGTTACACATGATGAGAAGACTCATACCTACTACTTATATATACAAAAGAGGCATACTGATCCATCAGAACTTGTGTAGCTTGGCACATCTCCCGACTGGAACTTCATATCGTCTAGAATCAACTGCATTGCGATTGAATAGCACAGAGGGGAAAAAAAACATTACTCAACAAAACAGTATTGACTGACATTAATAATTGAAGTTTAAACAAGATGTCTATGCTAGTATCCCGTGACAAAAAACAGCCACGTATATTTATCAAAGTGATGAAGGACTAAAGGAGTAAGTAGAGCATAATTCCTAGAATGGTCAGAAAGAATCCTGAAACTTCTTTAAGCATTTGACACTGACTATGAAGCAACTCCGAGCAAGGCAAAATCACTCACATGGTTGGACACAAAGATCTGCACCAGTCCAGCCTCCGCAAAGAAGCCCATCTGCAGAGTGAATTACACACAAAGTTTAAACACCAAACCAATCCTCACAATCACATCCTCCAACACCAAGATCATCACCACCTAACTAACCAGCACACCAATTCACATCCAATTCGAACAAAGCAAGCACAGCCCGAGCAGGGAGGCAAGTAGGGACCCACCTTGTTCACCATGGTGACGACAGCCTCGAGGATTTCGCCCTTGAAGGGTCTGAAGACAACGCACTGGTACTTGACGGGGAAGGTGACGTATCCCGTGCCTTCTCTGATAAGCCCCTTGCCGATGTCCTCCACACCCATGATCGCCACCACGAACCCGTGCCGCCCGCTGCAAGACAAGAGCGAGAGAAACCCGCATGCCATCTCAGCGCCGCCCAAGCCCTTCTCCTCGTAGCCCTAGCCAGGTTTAGGAGGGGGGATGGGAAACCCTACCTGCAGGTGCCCTCGACGTCCTTGATGAGCTTGGATACAAGCTTGTCACGGAGGTGTGGCCCGAAGTGCCGCGGGTGCAGCTGCATGTTCCGCTCCAGCACGATGTGGAAGAACATCTTGCTCCGCTCCAGTGGTGGACCTGGATAGATTTTTTTTATAGGGTATGTACGACCAAAATTTTCACATGTCATATGAAATAATCCATTTAGCAATTCAGTAAGAACCATCTATTAATTCCATTTAGCAATtcagtaagagcatctccaagagcctttctaaatctcactctctaaatcatcatttggagagttaTTTGCATAAAAGtcgctttctatatcttttcattctCCAACAGTTCTTCTATATCTCATACGtactctagagagtcattcttGTCTTCTATTTTTTGCTAGCGAAAAATCAGGAATAGAAGATGGTTATATTTGGATAACCATTTAGAGGGAAGCTGTTGGAGGAtaatttttcaccaaaatctctattcctagcatttatgaaggatatggagagtctcttggagatgctacAAGAACCATCTATTAATTCGGTAAAGTACCATAAAAATGGTCGCCAATTCAGCATACAAATACAAATTTCTACTGCAGACAGCTATAAAGTCACATCAATTGAACTAATTTGAGGGAAAATTGAACAACAACCAGCTAACTAAATTAGGTCGAAGGAAACAGGAAAGTTAGGGCTAAAGATTTGGAGAACTTGCAAGGAGGAAGAGAATGGAGGGGAACAAGTTGCTCAGTGCTCTCACCAGCTATGCTCGACACTTCGGCAGAGAGGGTCTCGCGGGCACGGCCCCCTAAGCCGACGGCGCCGGGGCGGACTGCGGCCTCTGAGGCCCCGTCGCACGGGCACGGCCGCAGGGGCCGCGGTTGCCGGGCGGCCGAAGCAGCCGCGCAGTGAGCAGGGGCCGACTGGGcggccggtggtggtggaggacggGGACGCCGGTCGCCGCCGCCAACGCCAGGAAAGGAGTCGCCGAGTCGGGCGACGCAGAATTCCGTGGGGGcgtccgaattttttactttttggcccttttttcgaaagtttctctcaaatagacccctggcgaaaagaattccagaaatggacccttggctcggcgccagagtgagtggcgccgagctcggcgc
It encodes:
- the LOC136495835 gene encoding DNA-directed RNA polymerase II subunit RPB7-like, with product MFFHIVLERNMQLHPRHFGPHLRDKLVSKLIKDVEGTCSGRHGFVVAIMGVEDIGKGLIREGTGYVTFPVKYQCVVFRPFKGEILEAVVTMVNKMGFFAEAGLVQIFVSNHLILDDMKFQSGDVPSYTSSDGSVKIQKESEVRLKIIGTRVDATEIFCVGTIKDDFLGDISDPGAAV